One Brachybacterium aquaticum genomic region harbors:
- a CDS encoding YceI family protein, which produces MDTAGLTGTWEIDPGHTRIGFSARHAMVTKVRGAFNDVTGRLVIDEADPASATATVRVAMASIDTRNQQRDDHLRSADFFDVETYPEMVFTSTRIEEIDENAYVVTGDLTIRDTTQSISVPLQLIGVDTDPFGNVRAGLEGSRRIDRRDYGISWNTPLDSGGLLVGDRIQLEFELSLIKQSEVPAV; this is translated from the coding sequence ATGGACACTGCCGGACTCACCGGGACCTGGGAGATCGACCCCGGGCACACGCGGATCGGGTTCTCCGCCCGCCACGCCATGGTCACGAAGGTGCGAGGCGCGTTCAACGACGTGACCGGCCGACTCGTCATCGACGAGGCCGATCCCGCCTCCGCGACCGCGACCGTCCGCGTCGCCATGGCCAGCATCGACACCCGCAACCAGCAGCGCGACGACCATCTGCGCAGCGCGGACTTCTTCGACGTCGAGACCTACCCGGAGATGGTGTTCACCTCGACCCGCATCGAGGAGATTGACGAGAACGCCTACGTCGTCACCGGCGACCTCACCATCCGTGACACCACCCAGTCCATCTCGGTGCCGCTGCAGCTCATCGGTGTGGACACCGACCCCTTCGGGAACGTGCGCGCCGGCCTCGAGGGCTCGCGCCGCATCGACCGTCGCGACTACGGCATCAGCTGGAACACCCCGCTGGACTCCGGCGGCCTGCTCGTCGGCGACCGCATCCAGCTCGAGTTCGAGCTGTCGCTCATCAAGCAGTCCGAGGTCCCGGCCGTCTGA
- a CDS encoding GntR family transcriptional regulator: MTPQSPSSAPPPSAAERAYEALRTRILDGELEPGTMLGETPLAAELAMSRTPVRSALTRLQDEGWVTIYPKRGALVRGLGPRAIAELAEARVLLETASMRRASGVARAAAAERLEDLIADQRAALAARDLPTLVRTLQTFHRVFVEAGDSQVQLELYARLADRHRFALSSEGEGLFALGEEALAEHTRLLETFRDGDESAFEEVLRAHVAENGAPREAT; the protein is encoded by the coding sequence ATGACCCCGCAGTCGCCGTCCAGCGCCCCGCCGCCCAGCGCCGCCGAGCGCGCCTACGAGGCGCTGCGCACCCGCATCCTCGACGGCGAGCTCGAGCCCGGCACCATGCTCGGCGAGACCCCGCTCGCGGCGGAGCTCGCGATGAGCCGCACCCCCGTGCGCTCCGCGCTCACCCGCCTGCAGGACGAGGGCTGGGTGACGATCTACCCCAAGCGCGGCGCCCTCGTGCGCGGCCTCGGACCTCGCGCGATCGCCGAGCTCGCCGAGGCGCGGGTGCTGCTGGAGACCGCGAGCATGCGACGGGCCTCCGGCGTTGCCCGCGCCGCGGCGGCTGAACGGCTCGAGGACCTGATCGCCGATCAGCGTGCGGCGCTCGCCGCCCGCGACCTCCCCACGCTGGTCCGCACCCTGCAGACCTTCCACCGGGTCTTCGTCGAGGCCGGCGACAGCCAGGTCCAGCTCGAGCTGTATGCGCGCCTCGCCGACCGGCACCGCTTCGCGCTCTCCTCCGAGGGGGAGGGGCTGTTCGCCCTCGGCGAGGAGGCGCTCGCCGAGCACACGCGCCTGCTCGAGACCTTCCGGGACGGCGACGAGTCGGCCTTCGAGGAGGTCCTGCGCGCCCACGTCGCCGAGAACGGGGCGCCGCGCGAGGCGACGTGA
- a CDS encoding SGNH/GDSL hydrolase family protein, with translation MSAAAGAGAEADGDPREIRFVVIGDSFSEGVGDELPDGTVRGWADLSAQGWANALGRPISYANLAIRGRLVGPIVEEQLEPALALRPTLLSFVGGGNDILRPRTTIADIAERFAQVLARCDEEGVQLLLHSVANPSAGLPMRRIIERRGEELSDAVLERLGDRPDVLRSLNWPDTELAGPAYWAEDRLHLNTRGHHRVAARVLETVGVDAPKEWWSLPEDAAPARLSNREHFRRHVQPWIRRRLRRESSGDGRAAKYPEWTTIAPTTAPTEGR, from the coding sequence ATGAGCGCGGCGGCGGGCGCCGGCGCGGAGGCCGACGGGGACCCGCGCGAGATCCGCTTCGTCGTCATCGGCGACTCCTTCTCCGAGGGCGTCGGCGACGAGCTGCCCGACGGCACCGTGCGCGGCTGGGCGGACCTCTCCGCCCAGGGCTGGGCGAACGCGCTCGGCCGGCCGATCTCGTACGCGAACCTCGCCATCCGCGGACGCCTCGTCGGCCCTATCGTCGAGGAGCAGCTCGAGCCCGCGCTCGCGCTGCGCCCCACGCTGCTGTCCTTCGTGGGCGGCGGGAACGACATCCTCCGCCCCCGCACCACTATCGCCGACATCGCCGAGCGGTTCGCCCAGGTCCTCGCCCGCTGCGACGAGGAGGGCGTGCAGCTGCTGCTGCACTCGGTCGCGAACCCGTCGGCCGGACTGCCCATGCGCCGCATCATCGAGCGGCGCGGCGAGGAGCTCTCCGACGCGGTGCTGGAGCGCCTCGGCGACCGGCCCGACGTGCTGCGCTCCCTGAACTGGCCGGACACCGAACTCGCCGGCCCCGCCTACTGGGCCGAGGACCGCCTGCACCTGAACACCCGCGGCCACCACCGCGTCGCCGCCCGCGTGCTCGAGACCGTGGGCGTCGACGCGCCGAAGGAGTGGTGGTCCCTGCCCGAGGACGCCGCCCCCGCGCGGCTCAGCAACCGCGAGCACTTCCGCCGCCACGTCCAGCCCTGGATCCGCCGCCGCCTGCGCCGCGAATCCTCCGGGGATGGCCGCGCCGCGAAGTACCCGGAGTGGACCACCATCGCGCCGACGACGGCGCCGACGGAGGGGCGATGA
- a CDS encoding DNA cytosine methyltransferase: MTTIADDRAEQRELDVAAAAALEAANTEVEADATPGKLTAEDRDRTVFRLGELFSGPGGIGMGAKLASINDSNYKIVHQWANDFDADTCRTYARNVAEDIDSPSVFHGDVRTLDYEKLADAGDIDGLAFGFPCNDFSVVGERKGFDGEYGPLYTYGIKALQRFRPMWFLAENVGGLTSNKGGAALKQILIDMRSAGYRLVPHLYRFEKYGIPQARHRIIIVGIRDDLDVTFKVPSPEPYANADVSSRTALTVPPIPEDALNQERTRQSARVVERLELIGAGESAFTADLPEHLQIKTATKISQIYKRLHPSKPSYTITGSGGGGTHVYHWEEPRALTNRERARLQTFPDDFAFEGSKESVRKQVGMAVPVRGAQIIFEAILKSFAGEEYESVDSSFPTID; the protein is encoded by the coding sequence ATGACTACCATCGCGGACGATCGCGCTGAGCAGCGTGAACTGGATGTCGCAGCGGCAGCAGCCCTGGAGGCCGCCAACACCGAGGTGGAAGCCGACGCGACTCCAGGCAAGCTCACTGCTGAAGATCGGGACCGAACGGTGTTCCGACTCGGGGAGCTGTTCTCCGGGCCGGGGGGCATCGGCATGGGGGCGAAGCTTGCCAGCATCAACGACTCGAACTACAAGATCGTCCACCAGTGGGCCAACGACTTCGACGCGGACACGTGCCGCACCTACGCGCGGAACGTCGCGGAAGACATCGACTCCCCCTCCGTCTTCCATGGCGATGTTCGCACCCTTGACTACGAGAAGCTCGCTGATGCGGGTGACATCGACGGCCTCGCCTTCGGATTCCCTTGTAATGATTTCTCCGTCGTAGGTGAAAGGAAGGGGTTTGACGGCGAGTACGGCCCTCTCTACACCTACGGCATCAAGGCACTTCAGAGGTTCCGGCCGATGTGGTTCCTCGCAGAGAACGTCGGTGGCCTCACCTCGAACAAGGGTGGCGCGGCCCTGAAGCAGATCCTCATTGACATGCGCAGCGCGGGGTACCGACTGGTGCCGCACCTCTATCGCTTCGAGAAGTACGGCATTCCCCAGGCGCGCCACCGGATCATCATCGTCGGCATCCGAGACGACCTCGACGTCACGTTCAAGGTCCCCAGCCCGGAGCCGTACGCAAACGCCGACGTGAGCTCTCGAACGGCGCTCACCGTCCCGCCGATCCCCGAAGATGCATTGAATCAGGAGCGCACTCGCCAGTCGGCGCGCGTGGTCGAGCGTCTGGAACTGATCGGCGCAGGAGAGTCGGCCTTCACCGCAGACCTTCCCGAGCACCTCCAGATCAAGACTGCTACGAAGATCTCTCAGATCTACAAGCGTCTCCACCCTTCCAAGCCTTCCTACACGATCACAGGCTCGGGCGGCGGTGGAACGCACGTCTACCACTGGGAGGAGCCTCGAGCTCTGACGAACCGTGAGCGAGCTCGGCTGCAGACCTTCCCTGACGACTTCGCATTTGAAGGGTCCAAGGAGTCCGTGCGGAAGCAGGTCGGAATGGCTGTGCCTGTGCGTGGAGCTCAGATCATCTTCGAAGCGATCCTGAAGAGCTTTGCCGGCGAGGAGTACGAGTCCGTGGACTCGTCCTTCCCCACCATCGACTAG
- a CDS encoding very short patch repair endonuclease has product MAGSPAHPRPASEQACRTMVANRRRDTAIEVAVRRRLHRAGLRYRVDYAPDPSQRRRRADIVFPKLRIAVYIDGCFWHGCPEHYTPPKSNTEYWQPKIVRNRARDAETNGSLRSLGWTVLRYWEHEGADAIAGAVADVVRRQSG; this is encoded by the coding sequence ATGGCTGGCTCGCCCGCGCATCCGCGTCCTGCAAGCGAGCAGGCGTGTCGAACCATGGTAGCCAACCGGCGACGCGACACGGCGATTGAGGTTGCGGTACGTCGTCGACTCCACAGGGCCGGTCTCAGGTACCGAGTGGACTACGCACCGGACCCTTCTCAGCGCCGCCGTCGCGCCGACATCGTGTTCCCCAAGCTCAGGATCGCGGTCTACATCGACGGGTGCTTCTGGCACGGATGCCCAGAGCACTACACCCCGCCGAAGTCCAACACCGAGTACTGGCAGCCCAAGATCGTGAGGAACAGGGCGCGAGACGCAGAGACCAATGGGAGTCTCCGTTCGCTCGGGTGGACCGTGCTTCGGTACTGGGAGCACGAAGGGGCCGATGCGATCGCTGGGGCAGTCGCGGACGTGGTGCGGCGGCAGTCGGGGTGA
- a CDS encoding thioesterase family protein → MSTSGPTAYFVPVGPDTYAPTTHVGGAWSEDELHVAPVVGLLVHHMDRWRAAHSDADKIIGRISLDILGKLAREDIHLTTRLLRPGRTIELLETTAVIGGRTTLSARAWAMSPVDTSTVAATEAEPMPGPDGLPPRDFTEVWDGGFIRSITGRDAGTHRPGRARTWVTTDHPLLEDETTSNLARFVALIDTANGSAVRHPPEEWMYPNLDLTLHFHRPPTGAWVGLDTSVSFGPTGQGLTSTVLHDQSGPVGSAQQILTVRPLGGQA, encoded by the coding sequence ATGAGCACGTCCGGCCCCACCGCCTACTTCGTCCCCGTCGGCCCCGACACCTACGCCCCCACCACGCACGTGGGCGGGGCCTGGAGCGAGGACGAGCTGCACGTCGCCCCCGTCGTCGGCCTGCTCGTGCACCACATGGACCGCTGGCGCGCCGCGCACTCCGATGCGGACAAGATCATCGGCCGCATCTCGCTGGACATCCTCGGCAAGCTCGCCCGTGAGGACATCCACCTGACCACCCGTCTGCTCCGCCCCGGCCGCACCATCGAGCTGCTCGAGACCACCGCCGTCATCGGCGGACGCACCACTCTCTCAGCCCGCGCCTGGGCCATGTCGCCCGTGGACACGAGCACGGTCGCCGCGACCGAGGCCGAACCCATGCCCGGTCCCGACGGCCTGCCTCCGAGGGACTTCACCGAGGTGTGGGACGGCGGGTTCATCCGCTCGATCACCGGCCGAGACGCCGGCACCCACCGCCCCGGCCGCGCCCGCACCTGGGTCACCACCGACCATCCGCTCCTCGAGGACGAGACCACGAGCAACCTCGCCCGCTTCGTGGCCCTCATCGACACCGCCAACGGCTCCGCCGTCCGCCACCCGCCGGAGGAGTGGATGTACCCGAACCTCGACCTCACCCTGCACTTCCACCGCCCGCCGACGGGGGCGTGGGTCGGCCTGGACACCTCCGTCTCCTTCGGGCCGACGGGGCAGGGGCTGACCAGCACGGTCCTGCATGACCAGAGCGGGCCCGTCGGCAGCGCCCAGCAGATCCTCACCGTCCGACCGCTCGGGGGCCAGGCATGA
- a CDS encoding Shedu immune nuclease family protein yields the protein MIADSDGLTSDTGPELSGEEHIVYESKTGRVQVKLRLVRDKGRVREIRFERITKLKGKDPELENVLILNGEGAENLLRACLVAANVEIEDEDTLKVSKDLLELVLRDSDALDRIYEQDSRSLRALVENDVTADDIIAVSAKRETLRDFEGMLDAGGYGESDWQEFFEDNPWLLGVGLSSHLFVSYSDEKLERYVAGASEFSDGKRVDALLTTSGIIRSVVLAEIKKPDDPLVKSGVYRSGVFGPSNDLAGGISQVLQTVERARETVGRSAPIKDAEGYETGEKVLLADPRAYLVIGSHDSLRRNGMVHEDRARSFELFRRTVRQPEILTYDEVLARAKWAVERAATGVSADGDS from the coding sequence GTGATTGCCGATAGTGACGGTCTGACATCCGATACTGGGCCGGAATTGTCAGGAGAGGAACATATTGTGTACGAAAGCAAAACGGGCAGGGTTCAAGTGAAGCTCCGCCTTGTGCGCGATAAGGGTCGTGTTCGTGAGATTCGATTTGAGCGCATAACGAAGCTCAAAGGCAAGGATCCTGAGCTAGAGAATGTACTTATTTTAAATGGGGAGGGTGCCGAGAACTTGCTCCGCGCATGCCTTGTTGCAGCGAACGTCGAGATCGAGGACGAGGATACCCTCAAGGTTTCCAAGGATCTGTTGGAGCTTGTTCTTCGAGATTCTGATGCTTTAGATCGGATATATGAACAGGATTCACGCAGTTTGCGTGCCCTTGTTGAAAATGATGTTACTGCCGACGACATCATTGCCGTGTCGGCTAAGCGTGAGACGCTTCGTGATTTTGAGGGGATGCTTGATGCTGGGGGGTACGGAGAGTCTGATTGGCAAGAGTTCTTCGAGGATAACCCGTGGCTTCTGGGTGTTGGGCTTTCGAGCCACCTGTTCGTTTCTTACAGTGACGAGAAGCTCGAGCGTTATGTTGCTGGGGCCTCTGAGTTCTCCGATGGGAAGCGCGTCGACGCACTGTTGACAACTAGTGGAATCATCCGATCGGTTGTTTTGGCTGAGATTAAGAAGCCCGATGATCCTTTGGTTAAGAGTGGTGTCTACAGGTCTGGTGTATTCGGGCCTTCGAATGATCTCGCTGGGGGTATTTCTCAGGTGCTACAAACCGTTGAACGTGCGCGTGAGACCGTAGGCAGGTCGGCGCCAATCAAAGATGCTGAAGGGTACGAGACGGGAGAGAAGGTTCTTCTTGCCGACCCTAGAGCCTATTTGGTTATCGGCTCGCACGATTCTCTGCGCAGGAATGGTATGGTTCATGAAGATAGGGCCCGAAGCTTCGAGTTATTCCGAAGGACAGTTCGGCAGCCTGAGATTCTTACATACGACGAAGTTCTCGCTCGCGCTAAATGGGCGGTGGAGCGTGCGGCCACAGGGGTCAGCGCTGACGGCGACAGTTGA
- a CDS encoding restriction endonuclease FokI C-terminal domain-containing protein — protein MRYTWWLTRPKRSLAPVPLVLAAMTKGAGGMNWGAGRRETGLAVEAMLESAGLKRTGDRRDQGAGGARTYRAWLKSLGLIFMRDDTMHLTWAGQGLVEGEAPLPILTKQVLNYQFPSAFTAKGASAVSGNFKVRPFIFLLQLLRDPRLGGRLVEKDEVAKLAVCYGTSNSPSVVDDVVERILSYRRTGIESLDPDFLDKFRSTRSKEATLEQLFGNLGDIANTAGNWLGYTQLISRIDGEWEIVSGAEEEVDHLIEQALATPLIKDWDNEEKFQRRYGLKPGQAKDTRSLTDAQSVTATSLEQRSIEIAFQALAATRLIDAISQDVVNEISEGTGAPVARVDWVLAQKYPSGAVDGFMNSYAQMAFESREKATDFEKATTSIFRDVFGFEARHIGAYSERPDVVISSHEAGYGAILDSKAYKKGYSLGVSQRNRMRDYISNFEEYALDSNPLAFFAYVVSEYKSNVESQLRDVAEENGVNGAAITARDIIRMVRRHRDRPYSHEEIRAIFSGNRPVVLSDLQDLSEGAFR, from the coding sequence ATGCGTTACACATGGTGGCTGACCCGGCCGAAGCGATCACTTGCACCTGTTCCGCTGGTCCTCGCCGCCATGACAAAAGGCGCAGGAGGGATGAACTGGGGCGCGGGTCGGAGGGAGACCGGCCTGGCCGTAGAAGCCATGCTCGAGAGCGCTGGTCTGAAGCGAACCGGTGATCGTCGTGATCAGGGGGCCGGCGGAGCACGAACGTACCGCGCTTGGCTGAAGTCCCTGGGGCTGATCTTCATGCGCGACGACACCATGCATCTGACTTGGGCCGGGCAGGGGCTGGTGGAGGGTGAGGCGCCCCTGCCGATCCTCACCAAGCAGGTGCTGAACTATCAGTTCCCGTCGGCATTCACTGCGAAGGGCGCATCGGCGGTGAGTGGAAACTTCAAGGTTCGTCCGTTCATTTTTTTGCTTCAGCTGCTTAGGGATCCACGACTCGGAGGTCGACTCGTCGAAAAGGATGAAGTTGCCAAACTAGCAGTCTGCTATGGCACGTCAAATTCTCCATCTGTGGTGGATGATGTTGTGGAGCGCATCCTTTCGTATCGCCGCACCGGCATTGAGTCCCTAGACCCTGATTTTCTAGATAAGTTCCGTTCCACGCGTAGCAAGGAAGCCACGCTTGAGCAGCTCTTCGGAAATCTAGGGGACATCGCTAATACTGCCGGGAACTGGCTCGGGTACACACAGCTCATCTCTCGCATTGACGGGGAGTGGGAGATCGTCTCGGGGGCCGAGGAGGAAGTCGATCACCTCATCGAGCAGGCGTTGGCCACTCCCTTGATCAAAGACTGGGACAACGAGGAGAAGTTCCAGCGAAGGTACGGGCTGAAGCCAGGCCAGGCCAAGGACACTCGGAGCTTGACTGATGCACAGTCGGTCACCGCGACGTCGCTGGAGCAGCGGAGCATCGAAATCGCCTTCCAGGCGCTGGCAGCGACACGGCTCATCGATGCGATCAGCCAGGATGTCGTCAACGAGATCTCAGAAGGCACCGGCGCACCTGTAGCGCGAGTTGATTGGGTCCTCGCGCAGAAGTATCCCAGTGGTGCAGTGGATGGCTTCATGAACTCGTACGCGCAGATGGCGTTCGAATCGCGCGAGAAAGCTACGGATTTCGAGAAAGCTACGACGTCAATCTTCAGGGATGTCTTCGGGTTCGAGGCTAGGCATATTGGGGCCTACAGCGAAAGGCCTGACGTTGTGATCAGTTCGCATGAAGCTGGCTACGGAGCGATACTGGACTCGAAGGCGTACAAGAAGGGCTACTCTCTGGGTGTGTCTCAGCGTAATAGGATGCGTGACTACATCTCGAATTTCGAAGAGTATGCGCTTGACTCGAATCCGCTCGCATTCTTTGCCTACGTTGTTTCTGAGTACAAATCCAACGTCGAGTCGCAACTGCGTGACGTTGCCGAGGAGAACGGCGTGAATGGCGCCGCTATCACCGCTCGAGATATCATCAGAATGGTGCGGAGGCACCGAGATAGGCCATATAGCCACGAAGAGATCAGGGCGATCTTCAGCGGCAACCGGCCGGTCGTCCTCTCTGACCTCCAGGACCTCTCGGAGGGCGCGTTCCGGTAG
- a CDS encoding MFS transporter, with the protein MSQQSVVSHRDPAQRRTLTVLVISQVLGTIGLGVAPSIGILLAGDVTDSEAWAGLARTGSTLGAALLGIPLGNLAARRGRRPALATGWWLAAAGAAILVAAAQWQLVVPLFLGLLLTGAGTATALQARFTATDLATPTTRARSLALVVWMGAIGNVLGPNLGVVGEVIGEATGIAPYGAAFGVASIGSALAGLAVLLFLRPDPLRVLAERLAAERPAAERFAAEGLTAEQAAADGGGAVGRPDLAGHPAPVGRAERIGRAERFRRAAAELSANRRARTALVALLTAQGVMVALMTMTPVHLAHHGGSLTIIGLTISLHIAGMYGLAPVVGWLADRLGHRAVVAMGIGILAVSMLLAVVVADSHSGVMASLVLLGLGWSFMNVAASALFSAAVTGPERASAQGAADALSNLCGALAAFASGPLMAVSSFSALAVVAAVAMVPILVLVLRPSAWRPTGSAAGATS; encoded by the coding sequence GTGTCCCAGCAATCAGTCGTCTCCCACCGAGACCCCGCCCAGCGCCGCACACTGACGGTCCTGGTCATCTCCCAGGTCCTCGGCACCATCGGCCTCGGCGTCGCCCCGTCGATCGGGATCCTGCTCGCCGGCGACGTGACCGACTCGGAGGCCTGGGCCGGGCTCGCCCGCACCGGCTCCACCCTCGGCGCGGCGCTGCTGGGCATCCCGCTGGGGAACCTCGCCGCCCGGCGCGGTCGCCGCCCGGCCCTCGCCACCGGCTGGTGGCTCGCCGCCGCCGGCGCCGCGATTCTCGTCGCCGCCGCACAGTGGCAGCTGGTCGTCCCGCTGTTCCTCGGACTGCTCCTGACCGGCGCGGGCACCGCCACCGCCCTGCAGGCGCGCTTCACCGCGACCGACCTCGCCACCCCCACCACCCGCGCCCGCTCTCTCGCGCTCGTGGTGTGGATGGGCGCGATCGGCAACGTCCTCGGCCCGAACCTCGGCGTGGTCGGCGAGGTCATCGGCGAAGCGACCGGCATCGCGCCCTACGGCGCGGCCTTCGGCGTCGCCTCCATCGGCTCCGCGCTCGCGGGCCTCGCGGTGCTGCTGTTCCTGCGCCCCGACCCGCTGCGCGTGCTCGCGGAGCGGCTCGCGGCGGAGCGGCCGGCGGCGGAGCGATTCGCGGCGGAAGGGCTGACAGCCGAGCAGGCGGCGGCCGACGGGGGAGGGGCCGTCGGCCGCCCGGATCTCGCGGGGCACCCGGCCCCCGTCGGCCGCGCCGAGCGGATCGGCCGCGCCGAGCGTTTCCGCCGCGCCGCCGCAGAGCTGAGCGCGAACCGCCGCGCCCGCACGGCCCTGGTCGCCCTGCTCACCGCGCAGGGCGTGATGGTGGCGCTGATGACGATGACACCCGTGCACCTCGCGCACCACGGCGGGTCGCTGACCATCATCGGCCTGACGATCAGCCTGCACATCGCCGGGATGTACGGGCTCGCGCCCGTGGTCGGCTGGCTCGCGGACCGGCTCGGCCACCGCGCGGTCGTGGCGATGGGCATCGGCATCCTCGCCGTCTCGATGCTGCTCGCGGTCGTCGTCGCGGACTCGCACAGCGGGGTCATGGCCTCGCTCGTCCTGCTGGGCCTCGGCTGGTCGTTCATGAACGTCGCCGCCTCCGCCCTGTTCAGCGCCGCCGTCACGGGCCCCGAGCGCGCCTCCGCGCAGGGCGCGGCCGACGCCCTCTCGAACCTCTGCGGTGCGCTCGCCGCCTTCGCCTCCGGTCCCCTCATGGCGGTCTCCTCCTTCTCCGCCCTCGCGGTGGTGGCGGCGGTCGCCATGGTCCCGATCCTCGTGCTCGTGCTGCGCCCGAGCGCATGGCGGCCGACGGGGAGTGCGGCAGGGGCGACGAGCTGA
- a CDS encoding VOC family protein, with translation MSRTIQITFDAHDPAALERFWTEVLGYVLPPPPGVELAEGEDPMEAWGAFLAERGLPESERNSAAAIEDPDGVGPRLFFQRVPEDKVAKNRVHLDVRASPGLEGQERMDALQARADELVQLGATQLERHEPAPPMSFGFVVMADPEGNEFCLD, from the coding sequence ATGAGCCGCACCATCCAGATCACCTTCGACGCCCACGACCCGGCCGCCCTCGAGCGCTTCTGGACGGAGGTGCTCGGCTACGTCCTGCCTCCACCGCCGGGGGTGGAGCTCGCCGAGGGCGAGGATCCGATGGAGGCATGGGGAGCGTTCCTCGCCGAGCGCGGCCTGCCCGAGTCGGAGCGCAACTCCGCCGCGGCGATCGAGGATCCGGACGGCGTCGGGCCGCGACTGTTCTTCCAGCGGGTGCCGGAGGACAAGGTCGCCAAGAACCGCGTGCACCTCGATGTGCGCGCGTCGCCCGGGCTCGAGGGGCAGGAGCGGATGGACGCGCTGCAGGCCCGCGCCGACGAGCTGGTGCAGCTCGGGGCGACCCAGCTCGAGCGCCACGAGCCGGCACCGCCGATGAGCTTCGGGTTCGTGGTCATGGCCGATCCGGAGGGCAACGAGTTCTGCCTGGACTAG